The following proteins come from a genomic window of Streptomyces sp. NBC_00539:
- a CDS encoding serine hydrolase domain-containing protein, which produces MTSLREILASHVDSGYLAGAVGLVARGDRVEVAAVGSAGIGGLPPVARDTIFRVASLTKPVTAAAAMTLIEEGRLALDEPVRDLLPELASPVVVRTPSSPLDDVVPAERPITVEHLLTFRAGYGFPADFSLPAAQALFTELKQGPPQPQLTAEPDAWMKTLARIPLLYQPGEAWLYNACSDILGVLIARVSGQPLPEFLAERIFEPLGMRDTGFAVPAADLGRFTDYYRAGGEGALELVDAPDGQWSRMPAFPSAAGGLVSTADDLYAFGRMLLAGGTVDGRRLLRAESVRQMTTDRLTPAQRAGGALFLEGQGWGFGGSVDVARLNPWNEPGRYGWIGGTGTASHIVPATGTVTVLLTQRELSGPASPAHMQEFWRYAAGS; this is translated from the coding sequence ATGACCAGCCTGCGCGAGATCCTGGCATCGCACGTGGACAGCGGCTACCTGGCGGGGGCGGTGGGCCTGGTGGCCCGCGGTGACCGGGTCGAGGTGGCGGCGGTCGGCTCGGCCGGGATCGGCGGCCTTCCCCCCGTGGCCCGGGACACGATCTTCCGCGTGGCCTCGCTGACGAAGCCGGTCACGGCAGCTGCGGCGATGACACTGATCGAGGAGGGGCGGCTCGCCCTCGACGAACCGGTCCGCGACCTGCTCCCGGAACTCGCCTCGCCCGTGGTCGTCCGTACGCCGTCGAGCCCGCTGGACGACGTGGTGCCCGCCGAGCGGCCCATCACCGTGGAGCACCTGCTGACCTTCCGGGCCGGGTACGGCTTCCCCGCGGACTTCTCACTGCCCGCCGCACAGGCGCTGTTCACCGAGCTCAAGCAGGGCCCCCCGCAGCCCCAGCTGACCGCGGAACCGGACGCGTGGATGAAGACGCTGGCCCGGATCCCGCTGCTGTACCAGCCGGGCGAGGCGTGGCTCTACAACGCGTGCTCCGACATCCTGGGCGTCCTGATCGCCCGCGTCTCGGGGCAGCCGCTGCCCGAGTTCCTCGCGGAGCGGATCTTCGAGCCGCTCGGCATGCGGGACACGGGCTTCGCCGTTCCGGCGGCCGATCTGGGCCGCTTCACCGACTACTACCGGGCCGGCGGCGAGGGCGCCCTGGAACTGGTCGACGCCCCCGACGGGCAGTGGAGCCGGATGCCGGCCTTCCCGTCCGCGGCGGGCGGGCTGGTCTCGACGGCGGATGACCTGTACGCCTTCGGCCGGATGCTGCTCGCCGGCGGGACCGTCGACGGACGGCGGCTGCTCCGCGCCGAGTCGGTCCGGCAGATGACCACCGACCGGCTGACCCCGGCCCAGCGGGCCGGGGGCGCGCTCTTCCTGGAGGGGCAGGGCTGGGGGTTCGGCGGCAGTGTGGACGTCGCACGCCTGAACCCCTGGAACGAGCCGGGGCGTTACGGCTGGATCGGCGGTACCGGGACGGCGTCGCACATCGTCCCGGCCACCGGCACCGTCACCGTTCTGCTCACCCAGCGCGAACTGAGCGGCCCGGCCTCGCCCGCCCACATGCAGGAGTTCTGGCGGTACGCGGCCGGGTCCTGA
- a CDS encoding M64 family metallopeptidase, which translates to MGSPIRSTVRLAVAALGAGAVLLAAVPAGAAAPPPGPAAPHGVQVEIPGPEQGGEAGSGNVRVPAAGRDKAPTGLSPAEREADGEVTKTVDNGPTADRLDVVVIGDGYTAAELGKFHDDARQKWAEVTAVEPYATYRNLFNVWTVDAVSRESGISGDPDRATTRDTALGSYFWCEDIERLLCVDQPKVDAYVAKAPAADLVIVLSNSTKYGGAGYNEPSPTLGYEGISTASAGNAKSGQVAIHETGHSLGKLADEYFYPGTPGYEHYTGPEPAESNTSTLTADGMRDTRSKWYRWLGEQSPDGGTVGAYEGGGYFVTGLNRPTDNSIMRVLGKPFSLPGVEAMIAGFHRHAHTVTALTPTDRTLRTRDRAKVSVLRLASADGRQLVVRWYLDGHELKRFAGRSDVRVGELSLSGGRTHKLTVTAEDRTPSVRDPKIAASMRTTVGWSVRR; encoded by the coding sequence ATGGGGTCACCCATCCGCTCGACCGTCCGTCTGGCCGTCGCCGCCCTCGGCGCGGGCGCAGTGCTCCTGGCCGCCGTACCTGCCGGGGCGGCCGCCCCGCCACCCGGCCCGGCCGCACCGCACGGGGTACAGGTCGAGATACCCGGGCCCGAACAGGGCGGCGAAGCCGGTTCCGGAAACGTCCGCGTGCCGGCCGCCGGCCGCGACAAGGCGCCGACCGGCCTCTCCCCCGCCGAGCGCGAGGCGGACGGCGAGGTCACCAAGACGGTCGACAACGGGCCCACCGCGGACCGCCTCGACGTCGTCGTCATCGGTGACGGCTACACCGCGGCCGAACTGGGGAAGTTCCACGACGACGCCCGGCAGAAGTGGGCCGAGGTCACGGCCGTGGAGCCGTACGCGACCTACCGCAACCTGTTCAACGTCTGGACGGTCGACGCCGTCTCCCGCGAGTCCGGCATCTCCGGAGACCCGGACCGGGCCACCACCCGGGACACCGCGCTCGGCTCCTACTTCTGGTGCGAGGACATCGAGCGGCTGCTGTGCGTGGACCAGCCGAAGGTGGACGCGTACGTGGCGAAGGCGCCCGCCGCCGACCTGGTGATCGTCCTGTCCAACAGCACCAAGTACGGCGGGGCCGGTTACAACGAGCCCAGCCCCACCCTCGGCTACGAGGGGATCTCCACCGCCTCCGCCGGGAACGCCAAGTCCGGCCAGGTCGCCATCCACGAGACCGGCCACTCGCTGGGCAAGCTCGCCGACGAGTACTTCTATCCGGGCACCCCCGGCTACGAGCACTACACCGGCCCCGAGCCCGCCGAGTCCAACACCTCCACCCTCACCGCCGACGGCATGCGCGACACCCGGTCCAAGTGGTACCGCTGGCTCGGCGAACAGTCCCCGGACGGCGGCACCGTGGGCGCGTACGAAGGCGGCGGCTACTTCGTCACCGGCCTCAACCGGCCGACCGACAACTCCATCATGCGGGTGCTCGGCAAGCCGTTCAGCCTCCCCGGCGTCGAGGCGATGATCGCGGGCTTCCACCGGCACGCCCACACCGTCACCGCACTGACCCCGACCGACCGCACCCTGCGCACGCGGGACCGGGCGAAGGTCTCCGTCCTCCGTCTCGCGAGCGCCGACGGCCGACAGCTCGTGGTGCGCTGGTACCTGGACGGGCACGAGCTGAAACGATTCGCAGGGCGCAGCGACGTACGGGTGGGGGAGCTGTCCCTCTCCGGAGGGCGGACCCACAAGCTGACGGTCACGGCCGAGGACCGGACCCCCTCGGTACGCGACCCGAAGATCGCCGCGAGCATGCGCACCACCGTGGGCTGGAGCGTGCGCCGCTGA
- a CDS encoding tetratricopeptide repeat protein, with protein sequence MDEPAEIGRRVQRLRAERSLTQRQLAEPVYTPAYISTLESGRVRPSEAALRFLADRLGTSYEELATGRPAHLATELRLALTDAQRALATGAADEAAVLFRRLLTDAEQLGLDPERAEALLGLGDCCLEGGELADAIRHFEEAERLLAHEPLPRRARAVRGRAVAHLLAGELRYACYLLESAIDELNASGLGDPEALVLLYAAAIGPYMDMGAHARAAHAAELALALAGQVQDPALVAGMHRQVARTFLAEGRMADADASLAKAQAVYRQLRLRTDLAHCHWMRGYVQAQRGELTAAEAELRTARDMLAAKRAALYTAQVEVELADVLRRLGRYDEATVLLSALLELGEHHGAVHAGGAHRLLGLIAEERGDAEAAEEHYVRALSLLERSGASGDLADLCRLLGDLLRRCGRTEAALDAYRTGLGHRAVPGTTTLGPAPAAPAGTPAAPPEAG encoded by the coding sequence ATGGACGAACCGGCTGAAATCGGACGCCGGGTACAGCGCCTGCGTGCCGAACGCTCACTGACCCAGCGGCAGTTGGCGGAGCCGGTGTACACGCCGGCCTACATCTCCACCCTTGAGTCGGGCCGGGTCCGCCCCTCCGAAGCCGCCCTGCGCTTCCTCGCCGACCGCCTCGGCACCTCCTACGAGGAACTGGCCACGGGCCGCCCCGCCCATCTGGCCACCGAGCTGCGCCTCGCGCTGACCGACGCCCAGCGGGCGCTGGCCACGGGCGCCGCCGACGAGGCCGCCGTCCTCTTCCGCAGGCTCCTCACCGACGCCGAACAGCTCGGCCTGGACCCCGAACGGGCGGAGGCGCTGCTGGGGCTGGGCGACTGCTGCCTGGAGGGCGGGGAACTCGCCGACGCCATACGTCACTTCGAGGAGGCGGAACGGCTGCTGGCGCACGAGCCGCTCCCCCGTCGTGCCCGCGCCGTCCGCGGCCGGGCCGTGGCCCACCTGCTCGCCGGGGAACTGCGCTATGCGTGCTACCTCCTGGAATCGGCCATCGACGAGCTGAACGCGAGCGGGCTGGGCGACCCCGAGGCGCTGGTCCTGCTCTACGCCGCGGCGATCGGTCCGTACATGGACATGGGGGCCCACGCCCGTGCGGCCCACGCCGCCGAACTGGCCCTGGCGCTCGCCGGGCAGGTGCAGGACCCGGCGCTGGTCGCGGGCATGCACCGGCAGGTCGCGCGCACCTTCCTCGCGGAGGGGCGGATGGCCGACGCAGACGCCTCCCTCGCCAAGGCCCAGGCGGTCTACCGGCAGTTGAGGCTGCGCACCGACCTGGCGCACTGCCACTGGATGCGCGGCTACGTCCAGGCTCAGCGGGGCGAGCTGACCGCCGCCGAAGCGGAGTTGCGCACCGCCCGGGACATGCTCGCCGCCAAGCGGGCGGCGCTGTACACCGCCCAGGTGGAGGTCGAGCTGGCCGACGTACTGCGCCGGCTGGGCCGGTACGACGAGGCCACCGTGCTGCTGTCGGCGCTCCTGGAACTGGGTGAGCACCACGGCGCCGTGCACGCGGGCGGAGCCCACCGGCTGCTCGGTCTGATCGCCGAGGAGCGGGGTGACGCCGAGGCCGCGGAGGAGCACTACGTACGGGCGCTGTCGCTGCTGGAGCGCAGTGGGGCCAGCGGTGATCTCGCGGACCTGTGCCGGCTCCTGGGAGACCTGCTGCGCCGCTGCGGCCGCACGGAGGCCGCCTTGGACGCGTACCGCACGGGCCTCGGGCACCGGGCGGTCCCGGGCACCACGACGCTGGGCCCCGCACCGGCGGCTCCGGCGGGGACCCCTGCCGCTCCCCCGGAAGCGGGCTGA
- a CDS encoding LysR family transcriptional regulator yields the protein MTLDDLRVFVAVCRTGSLSAVARDLGRTQPAVSQHVRRLEKETGVALLERHARGVVPTEAGRILLTAAADGMAGLDGALRRLEDLVHGDAGSVRVTTGATTVRHFMSEAVVTFRRRHPDVSLEFQTENSSRSCFAALAADDLDLAWITIGDQVRGIEQRPVMHLPWVLAVGADDPLATRARLEPAELSGIRHIRLPENSASRAHLDAALAARGVRISRSDTSVADWDTALLLAELGLGHALVPALPGWRVPGCDGPLRLLPVPALPPLAVGWAVRRWSALPPPARLFADEVARSCTARAARHTQGPRGA from the coding sequence ATGACCCTCGACGACCTCCGCGTCTTCGTCGCCGTGTGCCGCACCGGCAGCCTCAGCGCCGTCGCCCGCGACCTCGGCCGGACCCAGCCGGCCGTCAGCCAGCACGTCCGACGCCTGGAGAAGGAGACCGGCGTCGCCCTCCTGGAACGCCATGCCCGCGGAGTGGTCCCCACCGAGGCCGGCCGCATCCTGCTCACGGCCGCCGCCGACGGCATGGCCGGTCTCGACGGCGCCCTGCGCCGCCTCGAGGACCTCGTCCACGGGGACGCCGGATCGGTGCGCGTCACCACCGGCGCCACCACCGTGCGGCACTTCATGTCCGAGGCCGTCGTCACCTTCCGCCGCCGCCACCCCGACGTGAGCCTGGAGTTCCAGACCGAGAACTCCAGCCGCAGCTGCTTCGCCGCCCTCGCCGCCGACGACCTCGACCTCGCCTGGATCACCATCGGCGACCAAGTCCGCGGCATCGAGCAGCGCCCCGTCATGCACCTGCCCTGGGTCCTCGCCGTCGGCGCCGACGACCCCCTCGCCACCCGGGCCCGCCTCGAACCCGCGGAGCTCAGCGGCATCCGGCACATCAGGCTCCCCGAGAACTCCGCCTCCCGCGCCCACCTCGACGCCGCCCTCGCCGCCCGCGGTGTCCGGATCAGCCGCTCCGACACCAGCGTGGCCGACTGGGACACCGCCCTGCTGCTGGCCGAACTCGGGCTCGGCCACGCCCTGGTGCCGGCCCTGCCCGGCTGGCGGGTCCCCGGATGCGACGGACCGCTCAGGCTGCTGCCCGTCCCCGCCCTGCCACCCCTCGCGGTGGGCTGGGCCGTCCGCCGCTGGAGCGCCCTGCCCCCGCCGGCCCGCCTCTTCGCCGACGAGGTCGCCCGCTCCTGCACCGCCCGCGCGGCCCGGCACACGCAGGGCCCCCGCGGTGCGTGA
- a CDS encoding TIM-barrel domain-containing protein, with amino-acid sequence MRLTLRRIRPLSAPAPARHRLRARRRIPGAALLAGALAMSGLAAAGPMASPADAAPAPATAGNATGLTRSGNTFTVTTSSGAKARVVVARADIFRLWLSPDGAFTQDPAGSDLAPTTDFGPVDTTYTDAGAHYRITTGALSIHVDKKPLRFSVYRADDATLVWQETQPTSWTGTRTTQYLARGADEQFYGTGLRLGEWALRGKTVPIAVDNKWRENDNASPAPFYMSTNGYGVMRNTWAPGSYGFNAPTTLAHDEKRFDAWYFTGDTLKSVLDAYTDVSGKPFMAPMWGFELGNADCFNASNPAYQGDHDRLRHQTTPDVVGYASDARTADMPSGWFLPNDGYGCGYTAPLKSTVDALKAKGFQTGLWTSTGLTDIATEVAAAGTRGVKTDVAWIGGGYKSAFTGVRQAVEGIEKNSDARRYVWTVDGWAGTQRNAVVWTGDTNGTWEDMRWHVPAITGAGLSGLNYASGDIDGIFGGSPKTYARDLQWKAFTPAFMTMSGWGATNPAAGYQDKKPWRFAEPYLSINRKYLQLKMRLMPYLYTMSRVAHDTGVPSTRAMVLEYPDDPVARGNLTSGQFMAGDSFLVAPVVSDTSVRDGIYLPAGTWTDYWTGTTYSGPGWLNGYRAPLDTLPLFVKGGAIVPMWPQMNYTGEKPLSTLTYDIHPRGNSAFSLYEDDGRTRAYQSGAFARQQVNVSAPTSGTGAVTVSVGAPTGSYAGQPAARGYEFTLHVASAPTALTVDGAALTRLTTKGAYDAAATGWFFDPADRSGVLWVKTGTKQGAFGVTAAGVTLPVAGPLPTGSDPLPQSAWRLLSTDSQETAAENGAATNAFDGDPATTWHTAWSSTTPAPLPHEVSIDLGARYTVDGLGYLPRQDGGVNGRIGSYEIYVSDTTTDWGPPAATGTFADTAAPERITLPAKTGRYLRLRALTEAGGRGPWSSAAELTLTGRAAPLPADALLVDSASGSCADLPHSSTAPGTEPTLYACHGGPNQRWTLRNDGHITGLGGVCLDATNAAAVTVQPCGAATGQIWQPGPDGSLRSAGQCLTPEGSATADGTRLTRTACAGTPAQRWTFTP; translated from the coding sequence ATGAGACTGACCCTGAGGCGCATCCGTCCCCTGTCCGCCCCCGCCCCCGCCAGACACCGGCTCCGCGCGCGCCGCCGCATACCCGGCGCCGCCCTGCTCGCCGGCGCCCTCGCCATGTCAGGGCTGGCCGCCGCCGGCCCGATGGCCTCACCGGCCGACGCGGCCCCCGCCCCGGCGACCGCCGGCAACGCCACCGGCCTCACCCGGTCCGGCAACACCTTCACCGTGACCACGTCCTCCGGCGCCAAGGCCCGCGTGGTCGTCGCCCGCGCCGACATCTTCCGGCTGTGGCTCTCGCCCGACGGCGCCTTCACCCAGGACCCGGCCGGCTCCGACCTCGCCCCCACCACCGACTTCGGCCCGGTGGACACGACGTACACCGACGCGGGCGCCCACTACCGGATCACCACCGGCGCCCTGTCCATCCACGTCGACAAGAAGCCCCTGCGGTTCTCGGTCTACCGCGCCGACGACGCCACCCTCGTCTGGCAGGAGACCCAGCCCACCTCCTGGACGGGCACCCGGACCACCCAGTACCTCGCCCGCGGTGCGGACGAGCAGTTCTACGGAACCGGCCTGCGGCTCGGGGAATGGGCCCTGCGCGGCAAGACCGTCCCCATCGCCGTGGACAACAAGTGGCGCGAGAACGACAACGCCAGTCCCGCCCCCTTCTACATGTCCACCAACGGCTACGGAGTCATGCGCAACACCTGGGCCCCCGGTTCGTACGGGTTCAACGCGCCCACCACCCTCGCCCACGACGAGAAGCGCTTCGACGCCTGGTACTTCACCGGCGACACCCTCAAATCGGTCCTCGACGCGTACACCGACGTCAGCGGCAAACCCTTCATGGCGCCGATGTGGGGCTTCGAACTGGGCAACGCCGACTGCTTCAACGCCTCCAACCCCGCCTACCAGGGCGACCACGACCGCCTTCGCCACCAGACGACCCCCGACGTGGTCGGCTACGCCTCCGACGCCCGCACCGCCGACATGCCCTCGGGCTGGTTCCTGCCCAACGACGGCTACGGCTGCGGCTACACCGCTCCCCTCAAGTCCACCGTCGACGCACTCAAGGCCAAGGGGTTCCAGACCGGCCTGTGGACCTCCACCGGCCTCACCGACATCGCGACGGAAGTCGCCGCCGCGGGCACCCGGGGGGTCAAGACCGACGTCGCCTGGATCGGCGGCGGGTACAAGAGCGCCTTCACCGGCGTCCGGCAGGCCGTCGAGGGCATCGAGAAGAACTCCGACGCCCGCCGCTACGTCTGGACCGTCGACGGCTGGGCCGGCACCCAGCGCAACGCCGTCGTCTGGACCGGCGACACCAACGGCACCTGGGAAGACATGCGCTGGCACGTCCCCGCCATCACCGGCGCCGGCCTGTCCGGCCTCAACTACGCCTCCGGCGACATCGACGGCATCTTCGGCGGCAGTCCCAAGACGTACGCCCGCGACCTCCAGTGGAAGGCCTTCACCCCGGCGTTCATGACCATGTCCGGCTGGGGCGCGACCAATCCCGCCGCCGGATACCAGGACAAGAAGCCCTGGCGGTTCGCCGAGCCCTACCTGTCAATCAACCGCAAGTACCTCCAGCTAAAGATGCGGCTGATGCCCTACCTGTACACGATGAGCCGCGTCGCACACGACACCGGAGTGCCCAGCACCCGCGCGATGGTCCTGGAGTATCCGGACGACCCGGTGGCCCGCGGCAACCTCACCAGCGGCCAGTTCATGGCCGGCGACTCCTTCCTGGTCGCGCCCGTCGTCTCCGACACCTCCGTCCGCGACGGCATCTACCTGCCCGCCGGCACCTGGACGGACTACTGGACCGGCACGACCTACTCGGGCCCGGGCTGGCTGAACGGCTACCGGGCGCCCCTCGACACGCTGCCGCTCTTCGTCAAGGGCGGTGCGATCGTGCCGATGTGGCCCCAGATGAACTACACGGGGGAGAAACCCCTCTCCACCCTCACCTACGACATCCACCCGCGCGGCAACTCGGCGTTCAGCCTCTACGAGGACGACGGCCGCACCCGCGCCTACCAGTCCGGAGCCTTCGCCCGCCAGCAGGTGAACGTCAGCGCCCCCACCTCCGGTACGGGCGCCGTCACCGTGTCCGTGGGCGCCCCCACCGGCAGCTACGCCGGACAACCGGCCGCGCGGGGCTACGAGTTCACCCTCCACGTCGCCTCCGCACCCACCGCCCTCACCGTCGACGGCGCAGCCCTCACCCGGCTCACCACGAAGGGCGCGTACGACGCCGCCGCCACCGGGTGGTTCTTCGATCCGGCCGACCGCTCCGGTGTCTTGTGGGTCAAGACCGGCACGAAGCAGGGCGCCTTCGGCGTCACGGCCGCCGGGGTCACCCTCCCCGTGGCCGGCCCGCTCCCGACCGGCTCCGACCCGCTGCCGCAGTCGGCCTGGCGCCTGCTCTCCACCGACAGCCAGGAAACCGCCGCCGAGAACGGGGCCGCCACGAACGCCTTCGACGGCGACCCGGCCACGACGTGGCACACGGCCTGGTCCTCCACGACCCCCGCGCCGCTGCCGCACGAGGTGAGCATCGACCTCGGCGCCCGCTACACGGTCGACGGCCTGGGCTACCTGCCCCGGCAGGACGGCGGGGTCAACGGCCGCATCGGCTCCTACGAGATCTACGTGTCCGACACCACCACCGACTGGGGGCCGCCGGCGGCCACCGGGACCTTCGCCGACACCGCAGCACCGGAACGGATCACCCTGCCCGCGAAGACGGGCCGCTACCTGCGCCTGCGCGCCCTGACCGAGGCGGGTGGCAGAGGACCCTGGTCCAGCGCCGCGGAACTCACCCTCACCGGCCGGGCGGCGCCCCTCCCGGCCGACGCCCTCCTCGTCGACTCCGCGTCGGGCAGCTGCGCGGACCTCCCGCACAGCAGCACCGCCCCCGGCACCGAACCCACCCTGTACGCCTGCCACGGAGGCCCCAACCAGCGCTGGACGCTCCGGAACGACGGCCACATCACCGGGCTCGGCGGGGTCTGCCTGGACGCCACGAACGCGGCGGCCGTCACCGTACAGCCGTGCGGCGCCGCCACCGGCCAGATCTGGCAGCCGGGACCCGACGGCAGCCTGCGCAGCGCCGGACAGTGCCTGACCCCGGAGGGGTCGGCGACCGCCGACGGGACCCGCCTCACCCGCACCGCCTGTGCCGGCACCCCGGCCCAGCGGTGGACCTTCACACCCTGA
- a CDS encoding PP2C family protein-serine/threonine phosphatase translates to MGMLSVPLALIAIVTAVDVLAPPDVHLGPFLAAAPAVTASFAGPRATAFIGAVAVAAQVAVAVARTNVTDLNHTFQIIALVLISAFVTFFAHLREVHEAQLTQLRSVAETAQQVLLRPLRERMGPLRLASVYLAAEAEAQIGGDLYAASRTEDSTRLIIGDVRGKGLEAVGEAAIVLGAFRSAAHRRAGLSELVASLDGAVAADMDDETRDDAGRPPGEGFTTAAVVDIPDAEMILRVVSCGHPPPLLLRGGRAVPLQVAHPAPPLGLLELVPGGFTVQSFAFQPGDLVLLYTDGVIEARNGAGDFYPLRERAAGWPGDGPEGLLRHLCADLLRHSPHGRLGDDAALVAIERLHGA, encoded by the coding sequence ATGGGGATGCTGTCCGTTCCCCTGGCCCTGATCGCGATCGTCACCGCGGTCGACGTGCTGGCGCCGCCCGACGTCCACCTGGGCCCCTTCCTCGCCGCCGCCCCCGCCGTCACCGCCTCGTTCGCGGGGCCGCGGGCGACCGCGTTCATCGGCGCGGTGGCGGTCGCGGCGCAGGTGGCGGTCGCCGTCGCCAGGACCAACGTCACCGACCTGAACCACACCTTCCAGATCATCGCGCTGGTCCTGATCTCGGCGTTCGTCACCTTCTTCGCGCACTTGCGGGAGGTGCACGAGGCGCAGCTCACCCAGCTCCGGTCGGTGGCGGAGACCGCGCAGCAGGTCCTGCTGAGGCCGCTGCGCGAGCGGATGGGCCCGCTGCGGCTGGCCTCCGTCTACCTGGCCGCCGAGGCCGAGGCGCAGATCGGCGGCGACCTGTACGCCGCCTCCCGGACCGAGGACAGCACCCGGCTGATCATCGGGGACGTCCGGGGCAAGGGCCTGGAGGCGGTCGGTGAGGCGGCCATCGTCCTCGGCGCGTTCCGCTCCGCCGCCCACCGCAGGGCCGGTCTGTCCGAGCTGGTCGCCTCCCTGGACGGAGCGGTCGCCGCGGACATGGACGACGAGACGCGCGACGACGCGGGCCGCCCGCCGGGGGAGGGCTTCACCACCGCCGCCGTGGTCGACATCCCGGACGCCGAGATGATCCTGCGCGTCGTCAGCTGCGGTCACCCGCCGCCCCTGCTGCTGCGCGGAGGCCGGGCCGTCCCGCTCCAGGTGGCCCATCCGGCACCGCCGCTCGGGCTCTTGGAACTCGTGCCGGGCGGCTTCACCGTGCAGTCCTTCGCCTTCCAGCCCGGCGACCTGGTGCTCCTGTACACGGACGGGGTGATCGAGGCCCGGAACGGGGCCGGTGACTTCTACCCCCTGAGGGAGCGTGCCGCCGGCTGGCCCGGCGACGGTCCGGAGGGCCTGCTGCGCCACCTGTGCGCGGATCTGCTCCGGCACTCTCCGCACGGCCGGCTGGGGGACGACGCGGCGCTCGTGGCGATCGAACGTCTTCACGGGGCTTGA
- a CDS encoding response regulator transcription factor encodes MIRVLIADDQPLVRRGLALILAPEPDVEVVGEAGDGAEAVARAGLLRPDVVVMDIRMPVLDGVAATAELARTLPGSRVLALSTFDMDEYVVAALRAGAYGFLPKDVSPEELIAAVRTVHTGDAVVAPRLLTRLISTYVRTPAPSPRAAPVPAARDGLTPRELEIWRLLAVGLDNAEIAGELAISVSTVKNHLTGVFGKLGVRDRAQAVIAAYESGLVEAERRGA; translated from the coding sequence GTGATCCGGGTGCTCATCGCGGACGACCAGCCGCTGGTGCGGCGCGGCCTGGCGCTGATCCTGGCGCCGGAGCCGGACGTCGAGGTCGTCGGCGAGGCCGGGGACGGAGCCGAGGCGGTGGCCCGGGCGGGCCTGCTGCGCCCCGACGTGGTGGTGATGGACATCCGGATGCCGGTGCTCGACGGAGTCGCGGCCACCGCCGAGCTGGCCCGCACCCTGCCCGGGTCCCGGGTACTGGCCCTCAGTACCTTCGACATGGACGAGTACGTGGTCGCCGCCCTGCGCGCGGGCGCGTACGGCTTCCTCCCCAAGGACGTCTCCCCGGAGGAGCTGATCGCGGCAGTGCGCACCGTGCACACGGGCGACGCGGTCGTCGCGCCGCGGCTGCTGACCCGGCTCATCTCCACCTACGTCCGCACCCCCGCGCCCTCCCCGCGGGCCGCGCCCGTCCCGGCGGCCCGGGACGGTCTGACACCGCGCGAACTGGAGATCTGGCGGTTGCTCGCCGTCGGCCTCGACAACGCCGAGATCGCCGGAGAGCTGGCCATCAGCGTCTCCACGGTGAAGAACCACCTCACCGGCGTGTTCGGCAAGCTGGGTGTGCGCGACCGCGCCCAGGCGGTCATCGCGGCCTACGAGTCGGGCCTGGTCGAAGCCGAACGCCGGGGCGCCTGA